The Mycolicibacterium insubricum DNA segment TGTGCGTTGACGATCGCGGCCGGCCCGAAGTAGGAACCCTCGTTCCAGAACACCGGGCAGCTGGTGGTGCAGCAGGCGCACAGGATGCACTTGGTGGTGTCGTCGTAGCGGGCCCGGTCGGTCTGGGACTGGATCCGCTCGCGGGTCGGCGGGTTGCCGGAGGTGATCAGGAACGGCTTGACGGCGCGGTAGGCGTCGAAGAACGGTTCCATGTCGACGACCAGGTCCTTCTCCACCGGCAGGCCGCGGATCGGCTCGATGGTGATGGTCAGCGGCTTGCCGTTCTTGGGCAGCAGGTCGCGCATCAGCACCTTGCAGGCCAGCCGGTTCACGCCGTTGACCCGCATGGCGTCCGAGCCGCACACGCCGTGCGCGCAGGACCGGCGGAAGGTCAGCGTGCCGTCCAGGTAGCCCTTCACGTACAGCAGCAGGTTCAGCAGCCGGTCACTGGGCAGGCACGGCACCCGGTAGCTGGCGAAGCCGGCGGCGTCGGGGTCCTCCGGGTTGAACCGGGCGATCTTGAGGGTGACCATGACCGCGCCGTCGGGAATCGGCGGCAGCGGCGGGTCACCGGCTTCGGGCTGGCTCAGAACAGGGGCACTCATCGTCAGTACTTCCGTTCCTTGGGCTCGTAGCGGGTCTGGACGACGGGCTTGAAGTCCAGCCGGATGTCGGCCAGCAGACCGTCACCCTCCTTGTAGGCCATGGTGTGCCGCATGAAGTTGACGTCGTCGCGGTCCGGGTAGTCCTCGCGGGCGTGGCCGCCGCGGGACTCCTTGCGGTTGAGTGCACCGGTCACCGTCACCTCGGCGAGCTCCAGCAGGAAGCCCAGCTCGATGGCCTCCAGCAGATCCGAGTTGAAGCGCTTGCCCTTGTCGTGCACGGTGATTCGGGAGTACCGCTCCTTGAGGGCATGGATGTCGGTGAGCGCCTGCTTGAGCGTCTCCTCGGTGCGGAACACCGCGGCGTTGTTGTCCATCGACTGCTGCAGCGCGCTGCGGATGTCGGCGACGCGCTCGTTGCCGTGCTCGCTGAGGATGTCGCCGACCCAGTCGATCACCATCGCGGCCGGTTCGGCCGGCATGTCGACGAAGTCGTGGCTGGCGGCGTACTCGGCGGCGGCGATGCCGGCCCGGCGGCCGAACACGTTGATGTCCAGCAGCGAGTTGGTGCCCAGCCGGTTGGAGCCGTGCACCGACACGCACGCGCATTCACCGGCCGCGTACAGGCCCGGCACGACGTTGGTGTTGTCGCGCAGCACCTGGCCGGCCACGTTGGTCGGGATGCCGCCCATCACGTAGTGACAGGTCGGGTACACCGGCACCAGCTCGGTCACCGGGTCCACGCCCAGGTAGGTGCGGGCGAACTCGGTGATGTCGGGGAGTTTGGCCTCCAGCACGTCGGCGCCGAGGTGGCGCACGTCGATGTAGACGTAGTCCTTGTTCGGTCCGGCGCCGCGGCCCTCCAGGACCTCCAGCACCATCGAGCGGGCCACGATGTCGCGGGGGGCCAGGTCGACGATGGTGGGGGCGTAGCGCTCCATGAACCGTTCGCCCTCGCCGTTGAGCAACCGGCCGCCCTCGCCGCGCACGGCCTCCGATATCAGGATGCCCAGGCCGGCCAGGCCGGTCGGGTGGAACTGGTGAAACTCCATGTCCTCCAACGGAAGTCCCTTGCGGAACACGATGCCCAGGCCGTCGCCGGTCAGGGTGTGCGCGTTGGAGGTGGTCTTGTACATCCGGCCCGAACCGCCGGTGGCGAAGACGATCGCCTTGGCGTGGAAGATGTGGATGTCGCCGGAGGCCAGTTCGTAGGCGACGATGCCGGTGGCGACCGGGCCGCCCGGGGTCTCGGTCAGCACCAGGTCCAGGGCGTAGAACTCGTTGAAGAACTCCACGTCGTGCTTGACGCAGTTTTGGTACAGCGTCTGCAGGATCATGTGGCCGGTGCGGTCGGCGGCGTAACAGGCGCGCCGCACCGGGGCCTTGCCGTGATCGCGGGTGTGGCCGCCGAACCGGCGCTGGTCGATGCGGCCCTCGGGGGTGCGGTTGAACGGCATCCCCATCTTCTCCAGGTCATAGACCGCGTCGATGGCTTCCTTGCACATGATCTCGACGGCGTCCTGGTCGGCGAGGTAGTCCCCGCCCTTGACGGTGTCGAAGGTGTGCCACTCCCAGTTGTCTTCCTCGACGTTGGCCAGGGCCGCGCACATGCCGCCCTGGGCCGCGCCGGTGTGGGAGCGGGTGGGGTAGAGCTTGGTCAGCACCGCGGTGCGCACCCGCGGGCCGGCCTCCACCGCGGCGCGCATCCCGGCGCCGCCGGCGCCGACGATGACGACGTCGTAGCGATGTTCCTGAATCATCGATGGCCTTCCGGAGATCTATTTGACGGGAACGGCGAAGGTCACCAGGACGTAGCTGCCCAGCACCACGGTGAAACCGGTGACCAGCAGAAGCAGCGAGTTCAGGTAGAACTTGGTGACGTTCTTGCGGGCGTAGTCGCCGATGATGGTGCGCATGCCGTTGGCGCCGTGGATTATTGCCAGCCAGAGCATCGCCATGTCCCAGATCTGCCAGAACGGAGACGCCCAACGCTCGGCGACGTAGTTGAAGTCGACCCGGTAGACACCGTTTTCCATCATCAGCCCGATGAACAGGTGGCCGATGACCAGGAAGATCAGCGCCACGCCGGAGAACCGCATGAACAACCAGGCGTACTTCTCGAAGTACGGGATGCCGCGCGGCTTGCGCGGTGCCCGCGGGTGATCCAGGCTGGCCGGCCGGTCGAATTCCTTCTCCATCACCGGGGCGATGCGATCCTCGCGGTGATGCGGGGTCCATTCAGTGGTCATTTCGCCATTCCAAACCAGTGAAAGTGTTCTGCCATGTGGATGCCGAGGGTCACCAGGGCCGGCACCATGACCAGCAGCCAGATGACCGCGACGGCGGCCAGCATCTTGCGCTGATGGCGCGGGCCCTCGGACCAGAAGTCGATGAGGATGATCCGCACGCCGTTGAAGGCGTGGAACAGAACGGCCGCGACCAGGCCGATTTCCATCAGGCCGACGAGCGGGGTCTTGTAGGAGCCGACCACCTCGTTGTAGACCTCCGGGCTGACCCGCACCATGGCGGTGTCGAGCACGTGCACGATGAGGAAGAAGAAGATCGTCGCGCCGGTGATCCGGTGCAGAACCCACGCCCACATGCCCGCGTCACCGCGGTACAGGGTGCGTCGGCGTCGGGGACCCGCTTTGGCGGGCTCGGCCGGTGCCGCTGTCGTCATTCAGCGCCTCCAACGTCGTCGGTGGACGCCGGGGGAGGACACCCGCCCCGGCGTGGCGGTGTCCTCCGGAAGTCTTCAGGTGAGGGCGGCTTGCTCGGGAGGACCGTCGCATGGACTCTAGTCCCATGCGGTGCTACGGAACCAACCAAACCCGGAGGCCCGGGGCGGGATGCTACCGGTACCTAGGTTTGGCTGCCCTTAGTTACTCGCGAGTTGGGATGTGTGCTGAAATGTCGTCGGAGGCGAGGTTGCGATGACCGAGACTGGATCCGGGATCGAATGGAAGTTGTTGCGGGACAAGGCAATAGAGATATCAGGTCGGGCCTACGCGCCGTACTCGCGGTTCCCGGTGGGCGCCGCGGCGCTGTGTGACGACGGTCGCATCGTCACCGGAACCAATGTGGAGAATGTCTCATATGGCCTGGGTCTCTGCGCCGAATGCGCTGTGGTCTGCGCCACCGTCTCCGGAGGGGGCGGCCGGCTGCTGGCGCTGGCTGTCGTCGACGCCGACGGGCGGCCGCTGTCGCCCTGCGGCCGCTGCCGCCAACTGCTCTACGAACACGGCGGGCCCGGCATGCTGATCGATACCGCCGCCGGGCCGCGGCCGCTGGCGGAGTTGCTGCCGGACGCCTTCGGGCCCGACGACCTGGAGCGGGTGCGATGACCGATGCGCCGACGGTGATCAGGACCAAGCGCGACGGCGGCCGGCTCGCCGACGCCGAGATCGACTGGGTCGTCGACGCCTACACCCGCGGGGACGTCGGCGACGAGCAGATGGCCGCGCTGCTGATGGCGATCTTCCTGCGCGGCATGGACGCCGCCGAGATCGCCCGCTGGACCGCCGCGATGATCGGCTCGGGCACCCGCTTCGACTTCACCGACCTGCGCCGCGACGGCCGGCCGCTGTCGCTGGTGGACAAGCACTCCACCGGCGGGGTCGGCGACAAGATCACCATCGTGCTGGTCCCGGTGATCGTGGCCTGCGGCGGCGCCGTTCCGCAGGCGTCCGGCCGCGGGCTCGGCCACACCGGGGGCACCCTCGACAAGCTCGAAGCCATCCCCGGGTTCAGCGGCGAGCTGACACTGGACCGGATCCGCGACCAGCTCACCCGCGTCGGTGCGGCCATCTTCGCCGCCGGCGAACTCGCCCCGGCCGACCGCAAGCTGTACGCGCTGCGCGACATCACCGCCACCGTCGACTCGCTGCCGCTGATCGCCTCGTCGATCATGAGCAAGAAACTGGCGGAGGGCACCGGGTCCCTGGTGCTCGACGTCAAGGTCGGCTCCGGGGCGTTCCTGTCCGACCCTGCCGACGCCGCGGCGCTGGCCGCGACGATGGTCGACCTCGGTGCCGGGTACGGCGTGCCGACCCGCGCACTGTTGACCGATATGTCGAATCCGTTGGGGCGCACCGCCGGCAACGCACTGGAGGTCGCCGAATCGCTCGACGTGCTGGCCGGCGGCGGGCCGCCGGACATCGTCGAACTCACCCTGGCGCTGGCCGGCGAGATGCTGACCCTGGCCGGGATCGACGGCCGGGACCCCGCGGACACCCTCGCCGACGGCAGCGCGATGGATGCGTTCCGGGCGATGGTGAGTGCCCAGGGCGGCGACCTGGACGCCGGGCTGCCGACGGCGACCGTCACCGAGACCGTCACCGCGGCAGGCGGCGGGGTGATGGGCGATATCGACGCCCACGCCGTCGGGATGGCGGTCTGGCGCCTGGGTGCCGGGCGCACCGTCGCCGGGCAGCGCGTGCAGGCCGGGGCCGGCATCGAAATCCACCGCCGCCCCGGCGAACCGGTCACCGCCGGGCAACCGCTGTTCACCCTGCACACCGACACCCCCGAGCGGCTGCCCGCGGCGCTGGCCGAACTCGACGGCGCGTGGAGCATCGGGGCCACCCGGCCGCCGGTGCGACCGCTGATCCTCGGGCGGGTGCCGCGGTGAACACTGCGCGAACCGGCGCGCGTTATCCGGCCCGAATCCGGGCGCGTCGCCGATGATGGACCGATGAGCACCGACCTGCTGAACCCGCCGGAACACGCGCTCATCCGCTTGGCGCCGAAGGTGCTGCTGCACGATCACCTCGACGGCGGGCTGCGGCCGTCCACCGTGCTGGAGATCGCCGCGGCCACCGGCTACGACGGGCTGCCCGCCACCAACCCCGACGAACTGGCCGCGTGGTTCCGCACCGCCGCGCACAGCGGATCACTGGTCCGCTACCTGGAACCGTTCGCCCACACCGTCGCCGTCATGCAGACCGCCGACGCGCTGCACCGCGTCGCCTACGAATGCGTGCAGGACCTGGCCGCCGACGCAGTCGTCTACGCCGAGGTCCGATTCGCCCCCGAACTGCACCTGGACGCCGGGCTGAGTCTGGACGAGGTCGTCGAGGCGGTACTCGCCGGATTCGCCGACGGGCAGCGGGACGCGGCAGCCGACGGCACGCCGATCCTGGTGCGCTGCCTGGTCACCGCCATGCGGCACGCCGCACGCTCCCAGGAGATCGCCGAGCTGGCCATCCGGTTCCGCCACCGCGGCGTGGTCGGCTTCGACATCGCCGGCGCGGAGGCCGGATACCCACCCACCCGGCATCTGGACGCCTTCGAATACATGCGGAACCACAACGGACACTTCACCATTCATGCCGGTGAGGCGTTCGGCCTGCCGTCCATCCACGATGCGCTGGCGTTCTGCGGGGCCAACCGGCTCGGCCACGGGGTGCGCATCGTCGACGACATCACCGTCGCGGCCGACGGCAGCTACCACCTCGGCGAGCTCGCGGCGCTGGTGCGCGACAACCGGGTTCCGCTGGAGCTGTGCCCGTCGTCGAACGTGCAGACCGGCGCGGTGCCCAGCATCGCCGAGCATCCCTTCGACCTGCTGGCCCGGCTGCGGTTTCGGGTGACCGTCAACACCGACAACCGGCTGATGAGCGACACCACGATGAGCGACGAGATGATCCGGCTGGTGGACGCATTCGGCTACGGCTGGAGCGACCTGCAGCGCTTCACCATCAACGCGATGAAGTCCGCGTTCCTGCCGTTCGACCAGCGCCTGGAACTGATCGACGACGTCATCAAGCCCCGGTACGCGGTGTTGGCCGGCTGACTCGACGAGCCCGCTCGCTTACTCCCGCCTCAGTCGCGACGCTGTGGTGGTTGTCGTCGACTCCTTCGGCGGGGCTCGCTGCGCTCGCTTACTCCCGCCTCAGTCGCGACTCCACGAACCTCTGGAGGGATTCATACGCCGAGGCGGCGTCGGCGTGGGACACATCGGCGTCGGTGCCGTCGAGCACCTGAGCGACGAAGGCGCCGAAGGGTTTGCCCGCGTCGAGGGCCTTGTCGACGACGTCGTCCTCGGAGTAGTCGCCCACGTCGCGCAGCAACTCGACGACCAGCTCCAGGTGATCGGGGTCGACGGTGTCGTCGGTGATGTCGTCGGTCAGGTCGGTCAGCACGTAGATGTTCTCCTCGGTCACCCGGACATCGAGGGAACCGTCGGTGGCGGCCGTGCGGATGTCGTCGTAGGTGACCAGATCGGACAGATCGTGATCGTGCTCGTCGGCCAGGTAGCGGGCCAGGGCGCGCTCGGAGGGAAACACACTGATCCGGCCGTTGCGGCCCAGGAAGATCGGCCGGTCGTTGAAATAGCAGCGCAGCGTGAACAGGCTGCCGTTGCCGGTCATGATCTGGATCGGATCGATGCCGACGCGCTCCCAGAACTTCTCGTCGCTGCCCAGCACCGCGGTGTCACCGGCCGCCCGGCGGCGCTCCGGAGCGTCGTCGTCGTCGTCGTCGGCGTCCGGCTCGGTGCCCTCGACCAGATCATCGTCCTCGGTGGCCGGCGGATCGGCGTCGAGCTCCTCGGCCGCCGCCGCGGAAAGCTTCTCGTCGACCTCCGGGGTCTCCAGCACCTCCTCTAGCGCCGCCAGCACCTTCTCCCAGCTGCGGGCGATGATGGTGCCCAGGGCATTCCAGCGCTTGCGGCCGGCCCGGCCGGCGAACTCCGACACGCCGTTGTTCAGACTGGTCAGCGACGGGTTGCCGTTGAAGAACTTGGTCACCGCCGGCAGCTCGCACACCGAACCGATGGCCGACACCACCGACAGCGCGGCGGCCAGCTGGGCCACCGACTCCTCCGACGGCTTGCCGGCGGCGAGCTCCTCGACCGCGATCAGATCGAAGTGGTGATCCTCCCCGGGCTTGACCGAGTGCGCGTTCGCACCCCTCAGCGTCTCCCAGGCGGGATGGTCGGTCAGATCGTTCTCGGCGCCGGAGCGCACGAACGCGGCCAGATCGGCGGCGCTGGTGAACGCGTACAGGGCCTCGTCGTGACCCAGAAACGCCTCCCACTCGTCGCCGGCATCACGCCACGGCGGAGCCCAGAGAGTGAACAGGTCGCCGGCGGTCACGCTCAGCCGGATAGGAACGAGGTCAGCTGCCATGCGGCTCAGGATAACGATGCCGCGGCCGGGCCGGTGATCTCGTAGGGTCTGTCGCCATGGATGTCCGCGTCATCGACCACCCGCTGGCCGCCGTCCGGCTGAGCACCCTGCGCGACGAGAACACCGACGACGCGACGTTCCGCGCGGCGCTGGCCGAGCTCGCCACGATGCTGATCTACGAGGCCACCCGCGACCTCGACCGCATCCCCTACCCCCTGACCACCCCGGTCTCGGGCACCGTCGGCCACCGGCTGGCCGCGGCTCCGCTGCTGGTCCCGGTGCTGCGCGCCGGTCTGGGCATGCTGGCCCCGGCACAGGTGCTGCTGCCGCAGTCGCGCACCGGGTTCATCGGCGTCGCCCGCGACGAGCACACCCACGTCGCCCATGAATACCTGGTCTCGCTGCCCGAGGACCTCAGCGGCACCCCGGTGCTGGTGCTCGACCCGATGCTGGCCACCGGCGGGTCGATGACCGACGCGCTGGGGCGATTGGCCGAACGCGGCGCCACCGATGTCACCGCGGTCTGTGTGGTGTGCGCCCCGGAGGGCATTGCCGCGGTGACCGCGATCCAGGAGAACTCGCTGCCCGGGTTGCGGCTGGTCACCGCCGTCATCGACGACGGCCTCAACGACGCCAAGTTCATCGTGCCGGGCCTCGGCGATGCGGGGGACCGCCAGTTCGGGCCCCGCTGAACACCGATCGGGTTACAGCTCGGCGATGACTCCGGCCAGCAGCTCCCCGAGACGTGCGGCCGAGTCCCGGCCGGCGTCGAGCACCTCGGCGTGCGACAGGGGCTCCCCGGTCATCCCCGCCGCCAGGTTCGTCACCAGCGACACCCCGAGCACCTCGGCCCCGGCCGCCCGGGCGGCGATCGTCTCGTGCACCGTCGACATGCCCACCAGATCCGCCCCCAGGATCCGCAGCATCCGGATCTCCGCCGGCGTCTCATAGTGCGGGCCGGGCAGACCTGCGTAGACACCTTCGGCCAGCGCCGGATCGATCCGCCGGGCCAGCTCCCGCAGCCGCGGCGAGTACGCGTCGACCAGATCCACGAACTGCGCACCGACCAGCGGGGACCGCGCCGTCAGGTTCAGGTGGTCGGCGATCAGCACCGGAGCGCCCACTCGGTACTCCGGGCGCAGACCGCCGGCGGCGTTGGTCAGCACCACCGTCCGGGCTCCAGCCGCACAGGCCGCCCGCACCGGGTGCACCACGACCGACAGGTCGTGGCCCTCATAGGCGTGGGTGCGGCCCAGCAGCACCAGCACCCGGTGACCGGCGATGGCCAGTGAACGCAGCTGCCCGCCGTGCCCGGCGGCCGTCGGCGCGGTGAACCCGGGCAGTTCGGCCATGTCGGCGACGACGTCGGCGGGGCCCAGCACGTCGGCGGCCGCCGCCCAGCCCGAGCCCAGCACCACCGCCACGTCGTGACGGGCGAAACCGGTGCGCTCGGCGATGACATTCGCGGCGACCTCGGCCACCGCCAGCGGGTCGGTGCTCATGGCCGGGCAGCTTAATCCCCCTCAAATACGGGGCGGTTCGGCGAGGGTAGGCGGAGATGGCGCGAGCGCAGCGAGTGCCGGCGGAGCCGGACCGACACCGGGACCGCCCCTTTGAGCACGGGGTGGGATACTCGCAGGATGCCGATCGCCGCCGCCGCCCGTGGGCCGGTGGTGCGGTGAGCCTGGCCGACAGCGCCGAGAGCTGGCTGGCGCACAACTTCGACGACGTGGTCGCCTGGCGCCGGCATATCCACGCCCACCCCGAACTCGGCCGCGCCGAAACCGCCACCACCGCGTTCGTCGCCGACAAACTCACCGAGGCGGGCCTGACGCCGCAGCTGCTGCCCGGGGGCACCGGTCTGATCTGCGATATCGGGCCGCAATTTCGGACCCGCATCGCGCTGCGCGCCGACATGGACGCGCTGCCGATGGCCGAGGACACCGGTCTGCCCTTCTCCTCGACGGTGCCCGGCGTGGCGCACGCCTGCGGCCACGACGCGCACACCGCGATCCTGCTGGGCACCGGATTGGCCCTGGCCTCGGTGCCCGACCTGCCGGTCGCGGTGCGGTTGATCTTCCAGCCGGCCGAGGAACTCATGCCCGGCGGCGCTCTGGACGTCGTCGCCTCCGGGGCGCTGGCGGGGGTGTCGCGGATCTTCGCGCTGCACTGCGACCCGCGGCTGGCCGCCGGGAAGGTGGCCATCACCGCCGGCCCGATCACCTCGGCCGCCGACTGGCTGACCGTCACCCTGACCTCGCCCGGCGGGCACACCTCCCGCCCGCACCTGACCGGTGACCTGGTCTACGGACTGGGCACCCTGATCACCGGGCTGCCCGGCGTGCTGTCGCGGCGCATCGACCCGCGCGACTCGACGGTCATGGTGTGGGGTGCGGTCAACGCCGGCCAGGCCGCCAACGCGATCCCGCAGACCGGCAGCCTGTCAGGCACGGTCCGCACCGCCAGCCCGACCGCCTGGGCACACATGGAGGAACTGGTCTCCGAGATCGTCGCCGCGCTACTGGCCCCGCTGAACCTGGAGCACCGCCTGCACTACACCCGCGGGGTGCCCCCGGTGGTCAACGACGAGATCAGCACCCGGATCTTCACCCACGCCATCGAGGCCATCGGCCCCGACGCGCTGGCCGAAACCCGGCAGTCCGGCGGTGGTGAGGACTTCTCCTGGTACCTGGAGGAGATTCCCGGCGCGATGGCCCGACTCGGCGTGTGGAGCGGGGTCGGTCCGCAGCTGGACCTGCACCAGCCGAACTTCGACATCGACGAACGGGCGCTGGGCATCGGCGTGCGGGTGCTGGCGAATCTGGTGGAGCAGTCCGCCGGGTTCGACTGAGCAGTGTAGTTCTGCGAAGTCGAGGCCCGGCGGCATCTACCGGAGCCGGGTTCTAGCTGCTCCCGGGGCCGACGTTCTTGGCGGCGCGGGTGCGAATGTCGTGCACGTAGTCCGCGGGTGCGCCGGCGACCTCGGCGGCGTCGGCCATCACCCCCAGATAGCGGGCCGACGGCAGCCCGCCCTCCCACGCGTCGACCACATACAGCCAGGCCAGCACCGGATCGGTGGTGGTGTCCGAGGACTCCCGATGCACCCGGCAGCGGATCTTCTTGTGAATCCCCAGCTCTGAGCCCTCCCAGCGGTCCAGGCTCTTCTCGTCCTCGGCGGTCACGTCGAACAGCACCACGAACACCTGGGAATTGGGATCCTGCACGACGGTGGCCAGCGCGCCCTCCCAGCCGATGTCCTCGCCGCCGAAGGTCAGCCGCCAGCCGCGCAGCCAGCCGGTACCGGCCATCGGCGAATGCGGTGCCCGCTCCCGCATCTGATCGGGGGACATGTTCGACCCGTAGGCGGCATACAGCGGCACGCTGGTGATCTTAAACGCCGGGGGGCATATCGCGTTGCCGGGCCGGGGCGGCCGATGTTGGTTAAGTTAGGCGCGTGCTTACCCGGATTGTCATCATCGGCGGTGGCCCGGCCGGCTACGAGGCCGCCTTGGTCGCCGCGGCCCGCGGGCCCGAACAGGTGCAGGTCACGGTGGTGGATTCCGACGGCATGGGCGGCGCCTGCGTGCTGTGGGACTGCGTGCCGTCCAAGGCGTTCATCGCCTCCACCGGGGTACGCACCGAACTGCGGCGCGCGGCGGGCCTGGGCTACGACATCGGCATCGAGGACGCCCCGATCACCCTGCCGCAGATCAACCGGCGGGCGTTGACCCTGGCGGTGTCGCAGTCGGTGGACATCGGCACCCAGCTGACCAACGCCGGGGTGACGATCGTGCGCGGCCGCGGCGAACTCGTCGACAGCATCCCCGGGATGGCCCATCACCGGGTGAAGGTCACCACCGCCGAGGGGCAGTCCGGGGTGCTCAAGGCCGACGTGGTGCTGATCGCCACCGGCGCAAGCCCCCGCATCCTGCCCGCCGCGTTGCCCGACGGCGACCGGATCCTGACCTGGCGCCAGCTCTACAGCCTGCGGGACCTGCCCGAGCACCTGGTGATCGTCGGGTCCGGGGTCACCGGCGCGGAATTCTGCAACGCCTACACCGAGCTCGGCGTCGACGTGACCGTGGTGGCCAGCCGTGACCTGATCCTGCCGCACGAGGACGCCGACGCCGCCGCGGCGCTCGAGCAGGTCTTCGCCGAACGCGGGGTGACCCTGGTCAAGAACGGCCGGGCCGACTCGGTGGTCCGCACCGAGTCCGGGGTGCGGGTGACGCTGTCCGACGGCCGGGTGGTCGACGGCAGCCACGCGCTGATGAGCATCGGCTCCACCCCCAACACCGCCGGGCTGGGCCTGGACCGGGTCGGCATCGAGCTGGCGGCCAGCGGACACATCCCCGTGGACCGGGTGTCGCGGACCGTCGCCGCCGGCATCTACGCCGCCGGGGACTGCACCGGGCTGCTGCCGCTGGCCTCGGTCGCCGCCATGCAGGGCCGCATCGCCATGTACCACGCGCTGGGCGAGGGGGTCAGCCCGATTCGGTTGCGCACCGTCGCCACCGCCACCTTCACCCGGCCGGAGATCGCCGCGGTCGGGATCCCGCAGCGTTCCATCGACGACGGGTCGGTGCCCGCGCGGACGATCATGCTGCCGCTGACCACCAACGCCCGCGCCAAGATGAGCCTGCTGCGGCACGGCTTCATCAAGATCTTCTGCCGCCCGGCCACCGGTGTGGTGATCGGCGGGGTGGTGGTGGCCCCGATCGCCTCCGAGTTGATCCTGCCGATCGCACTGGCTGTGCAGAACCGGATCTCGGTGGCCGACCTCGCCCAGACGCTGTCGGTGTACCCGTCGCTGTCCGGGTCGATCATCGAAGCGGCTCGGCGCCTGATGGCGCACGACGATCTGGACTAACCTGTTCGTCGTACCAACAAGTAACAAGGGGTGCGACGGTGACTGACCCGCTTCCGAGCTCGGTGCTCGACCCGGCCCAGCGCAAGCAGAACTGGGACCGGCTGACGGGTGAACAGTTCGACGTCATCGTCATCGGCGGTGGTGTGGTCGGCGCCGGTGCCGCCCTGGATGCCGCCACCCGCGGCCTCAAGGTCGCCCTGGTCGAGGCCCGCGACCTGGCCTCGGGCACCTCCAGCCGCTCCTCGAAGATGTTCCACGGCGGTCTGCGCTACCTGGAGCAACTCGAGTTCGGGCTGGTCCGCGAGGCGCTGCACGAACGCGAACTGTCGCTGACCACGCTGGCGCCGCACCTGGTCAAACCGCTGCCGTTCCTGTTCCCGCTGACCCAGCGCTGGTGGGAACGCCCGTACGTGGCCGCCGGGATCTTCCTCTACGACCAGCTCGGCGGCGCGAAGTCGGTGCCCGCACAGAAGCACCTGTTCCGCGCGGGCGCGCTGCGGCTGGCCCCCGGGCTCAAGCGCAGTTCGCTGGTCGGCGGAATCCGGTATTTCGACACCGTTGTCGACGACGCCCGGCACACCATGACGGTGGCCCGCACCGCTGCGCACTACGGAGCCGTCGTCCGCACCTCCACCCAGGTGATCGGGATGCTGCGGGAAGGCGACCGGGTGGTCGGGGTCCGGGTGCGCGACTCGGAGGACGGTGCGGTCACCGAGGCGCGC contains these protein-coding regions:
- a CDS encoding M20 family metallopeptidase, which produces MSLADSAESWLAHNFDDVVAWRRHIHAHPELGRAETATTAFVADKLTEAGLTPQLLPGGTGLICDIGPQFRTRIALRADMDALPMAEDTGLPFSSTVPGVAHACGHDAHTAILLGTGLALASVPDLPVAVRLIFQPAEELMPGGALDVVASGALAGVSRIFALHCDPRLAAGKVAITAGPITSAADWLTVTLTSPGGHTSRPHLTGDLVYGLGTLITGLPGVLSRRIDPRDSTVMVWGAVNAGQAANAIPQTGSLSGTVRTASPTAWAHMEELVSEIVAALLAPLNLEHRLHYTRGVPPVVNDEISTRIFTHAIEAIGPDALAETRQSGGGEDFSWYLEEIPGAMARLGVWSGVGPQLDLHQPNFDIDERALGIGVRVLANLVEQSAGFD
- a CDS encoding primosomal protein, with amino-acid sequence MAADLVPIRLSVTAGDLFTLWAPPWRDAGDEWEAFLGHDEALYAFTSAADLAAFVRSGAENDLTDHPAWETLRGANAHSVKPGEDHHFDLIAVEELAAGKPSEESVAQLAAALSVVSAIGSVCELPAVTKFFNGNPSLTSLNNGVSEFAGRAGRKRWNALGTIIARSWEKVLAALEEVLETPEVDEKLSAAAAEELDADPPATEDDDLVEGTEPDADDDDDDAPERRRAAGDTAVLGSDEKFWERVGIDPIQIMTGNGSLFTLRCYFNDRPIFLGRNGRISVFPSERALARYLADEHDHDLSDLVTYDDIRTAATDGSLDVRVTEENIYVLTDLTDDITDDTVDPDHLELVVELLRDVGDYSEDDVVDKALDAGKPFGAFVAQVLDGTDADVSHADAASAYESLQRFVESRLRRE
- the upp gene encoding uracil phosphoribosyltransferase; translated protein: MDVRVIDHPLAAVRLSTLRDENTDDATFRAALAELATMLIYEATRDLDRIPYPLTTPVSGTVGHRLAAAPLLVPVLRAGLGMLAPAQVLLPQSRTGFIGVARDEHTHVAHEYLVSLPEDLSGTPVLVLDPMLATGGSMTDALGRLAERGATDVTAVCVVCAPEGIAAVTAIQENSLPGLRLVTAVIDDGLNDAKFIVPGLGDAGDRQFGPR
- a CDS encoding NAD(P)H-quinone dehydrogenase — translated: MLTRIVIIGGGPAGYEAALVAAARGPEQVQVTVVDSDGMGGACVLWDCVPSKAFIASTGVRTELRRAAGLGYDIGIEDAPITLPQINRRALTLAVSQSVDIGTQLTNAGVTIVRGRGELVDSIPGMAHHRVKVTTAEGQSGVLKADVVLIATGASPRILPAALPDGDRILTWRQLYSLRDLPEHLVIVGSGVTGAEFCNAYTELGVDVTVVASRDLILPHEDADAAAALEQVFAERGVTLVKNGRADSVVRTESGVRVTLSDGRVVDGSHALMSIGSTPNTAGLGLDRVGIELAASGHIPVDRVSRTVAAGIYAAGDCTGLLPLASVAAMQGRIAMYHALGEGVSPIRLRTVATATFTRPEIAAVGIPQRSIDDGSVPARTIMLPLTTNARAKMSLLRHGFIKIFCRPATGVVIGGVVVAPIASELILPIALAVQNRISVADLAQTLSVYPSLSGSIIEAARRLMAHDDLD
- a CDS encoding gamma-glutamylcyclotransferase, translated to MPLYAAYGSNMSPDQMRERAPHSPMAGTGWLRGWRLTFGGEDIGWEGALATVVQDPNSQVFVVLFDVTAEDEKSLDRWEGSELGIHKKIRCRVHRESSDTTTDPVLAWLYVVDAWEGGLPSARYLGVMADAAEVAGAPADYVHDIRTRAAKNVGPGSS
- a CDS encoding purine-nucleoside phosphorylase — translated: MSTDPLAVAEVAANVIAERTGFARHDVAVVLGSGWAAAADVLGPADVVADMAELPGFTAPTAAGHGGQLRSLAIAGHRVLVLLGRTHAYEGHDLSVVVHPVRAACAAGARTVVLTNAAGGLRPEYRVGAPVLIADHLNLTARSPLVGAQFVDLVDAYSPRLRELARRIDPALAEGVYAGLPGPHYETPAEIRMLRILGADLVGMSTVHETIAARAAGAEVLGVSLVTNLAAGMTGEPLSHAEVLDAGRDSAARLGELLAGVIAEL